One region of Nitrospinaceae bacterium genomic DNA includes:
- the pssA gene encoding CDP-diacylglycerol--serine O-phosphatidyltransferase gives MNPYEKFDQKMPRNLKKGIHILPSLFTTGNVFCGFYAFIAVFKEMYYVAAWAIVLAMIFDVLDGRIARMTKTTSAFGVQYDSLADIISFGMAPAFLVYSWVLQPFDRVGWMAAFLFLLCAALRLARFNVTKPDTAGDHFLGLPTPAAAAILASIVIGFEDLSATRINPIVMVIVVYSLAFLMVSNIKYPAMKKLDFKKRVAFPRFLFVILFLYVLATIPRIALFVLSFTYIMMGPVGHLVSWKKRNKSVVSENIHPPPKNS, from the coding sequence ATGAATCCTTACGAAAAATTCGATCAAAAAATGCCGAGAAACCTGAAAAAGGGGATTCACATCCTCCCCAGCCTGTTCACCACGGGCAATGTATTTTGCGGATTTTACGCCTTCATCGCCGTCTTCAAGGAGATGTATTATGTGGCGGCCTGGGCCATTGTCCTGGCGATGATTTTCGACGTCCTGGACGGACGGATCGCCCGGATGACCAAAACCACCAGCGCGTTTGGCGTGCAGTACGATTCTCTGGCCGATATCATTTCCTTCGGGATGGCTCCCGCATTCCTGGTCTACTCATGGGTGTTGCAACCGTTCGACCGTGTGGGCTGGATGGCGGCGTTTCTGTTTCTCTTGTGTGCGGCGCTGAGACTCGCCCGCTTCAACGTCACCAAACCGGATACCGCCGGCGACCATTTCCTCGGCCTTCCCACACCGGCGGCGGCGGCGATTCTGGCTTCCATCGTCATCGGCTTTGAAGACTTGTCCGCCACCCGCATCAACCCCATTGTGATGGTCATTGTGGTTTATTCCCTGGCGTTTCTCATGGTGAGCAACATCAAATATCCGGCCATGAAGAAGCTGGATTTCAAAAAGCGGGTGGCGTTTCCGCGGTTTTTATTCGTCATCCTGTTTTTGTACGTGCTGGCCACCATACCCCGGATCGCACTTTTCGTCCTCAGCTTCACCTACATCATGATGGGGCCCGTCGGTCACCTGGTTTCCTGGAAAAAACGCAATAAATCAGTAGTTTCCGAAAACATTCACCCCCCTCCGAAAAATTCCTGA